A region from the Bacteroidota bacterium genome encodes:
- a CDS encoding DUF3467 domain-containing protein, with protein MDEKQNQQLNIELPEDQSEGIYSNLAIISHSPQEFVIDFVRVMPGVPKAKVKSRIVLTPEHAKRLMKAMIDNVKKYEQQFGTIVEREQPMMPMNFGPTAQA; from the coding sequence ATGGACGAAAAGCAAAATCAACAACTCAATATCGAATTGCCCGAAGATCAGTCAGAAGGTATTTATTCCAATCTGGCCATCATCTCTCATTCTCCGCAGGAGTTTGTGATTGATTTCGTCCGAGTCATGCCCGGCGTACCCAAGGCGAAGGTTAAATCGAGAATTGTACTGACACCAGAGCATGCCAAGCGATTGATGAAGGCTATGATTGATAACGTAAAGAAATACGAGCAGCAATTCGGAACCATTGTAGAAAGAGAACAGCCCATGATGCCGATGAACTTTGGGCCAACAGCTCAAGCCTAA
- a CDS encoding TetR/AcrR family transcriptional regulator: MKNDLKNKSSEEKIVHTASSLFMKHGMRRVTVEEICCEAGVSKMTFYRLFSNKEAVAEVILFEIMEKGMSQYRSIMRQDIPYAQKVEQMIAMKQNSTHEISKEFVKDIFQNRNPTLKKHLDDFSQKVRKKYIKDFKVAQKKGWIRKEIKPEFILYILDDLQAKMMDDRLLRMFKNGREITTELTNFFSHGILTKK, encoded by the coding sequence TTGAAAAACGATTTGAAAAATAAGAGCAGCGAAGAAAAGATCGTACACACAGCAAGTAGCCTGTTTATGAAACACGGGATGCGACGGGTCACGGTAGAGGAGATATGCTGTGAGGCGGGGGTAAGCAAGATGACGTTTTATCGTCTATTCAGCAATAAGGAGGCGGTGGCCGAAGTGATTTTATTTGAGATTATGGAGAAGGGGATGTCGCAGTATCGCTCGATTATGAGACAGGACATTCCCTATGCGCAAAAGGTGGAGCAGATGATTGCGATGAAGCAAAATAGTACGCACGAGATAAGTAAGGAGTTCGTGAAGGATATTTTTCAAAACCGAAACCCGACACTGAAAAAGCATCTGGATGATTTTAGCCAGAAGGTGCGGAAAAAATATATCAAGGATTTTAAGGTGGCTCAGAAGAAGGGATGGATTAGAAAGGAAATTAAGCCGGAGTTTATCCTATACATTTTGGATGATTTGCAGGCGAAGATGATGGATGATCGGCTGCTTAGAATGTTTAAGAATGGACGGGAAATAACTACGGAACTGACGAACTTCTTTTCCCATGGAATATTAACAAAAAAGTAG
- a CDS encoding ComEC/Rec2 family competence protein, producing MRSFWNEVPMLRIAIALIAGILIKIFLSAFFVLTPTLLVGANIIFWIAFSVVLLIHQTEDVHLAHRFRILNGISLNSLFISLGFILAMLRTELNSASYFSKMIKPESSIVVIINKPPQVRENVVRAIAKVIEVVNENQSSLAMGKMMLTFTKDSSSMKLAYGDELIVSGGIKEVEPPKNPEEFNLKRYQAFQNVFHQSYLVSGQWKLLQHEAGNSFYTNVYRMRNYFLQIIQKHVGDPNDMAVASAILLGYRDDMSGEVMSAYAGSGVLHVLCVSGLHVGIVFVMLNWLLSEMDGFGGKWRTGKAIAIILFIWFYAFLTGLSPSVLRAATMFSILQIGKTFVRHTNTYNTIAASAVILMLFNPYIITEIGFQLSYLAVIGIVYLYPKISALLLIGSSHQPKYVLRKNLFQKANAFIRYDLKWASLNLLDATWKIVAVSLAAQIATAPLSLYYFHQFPNLFLIANLVVIPMSSFIIYAGTGLLAFSKVALLSDLATGIFNFLLHELNRFIFAFQQIPYAVTKGISISSIQMLLMYLFFVFILCFEVARKPKLILASLIMLWMICAIQANHDIERGLTKEVVVYSVPKEKAMSFISEKRIINDIHEKLLLNKSSLSFHILPHWWWTGAERVVIEKNNRIRLDFGTLHLFEGKKVLIVDSEIKHLNEPLQSRLTVDMLVLTGDQKIYLDDLKKVVNFKEVIFDGTNKWWRINYWKKDCERLKIKYWNVAEQGAYIYKIVQ from the coding sequence ATGAGATCCTTTTGGAACGAGGTACCTATGTTGCGAATTGCTATTGCACTAATAGCAGGAATTCTCATAAAAATATTTTTGTCAGCCTTTTTTGTTTTGACCCCTACGCTCCTTGTTGGGGCCAACATCATATTTTGGATTGCATTTAGTGTCGTACTCCTGATCCACCAAACAGAGGACGTTCATCTAGCTCACCGATTCAGAATATTAAATGGGATTTCCCTAAATTCATTATTCATTAGCCTAGGTTTTATCCTCGCTATGCTACGCACCGAGTTAAACTCCGCAAGCTACTTCAGTAAGATGATAAAACCGGAGAGTTCGATTGTCGTTATCATCAACAAACCGCCTCAAGTGCGCGAAAACGTAGTTCGGGCCATTGCAAAAGTTATCGAAGTGGTGAATGAAAATCAAAGTTCGCTGGCTATGGGCAAAATGATGTTGACGTTCACTAAAGATTCTTCTAGCATGAAATTGGCTTACGGAGATGAATTAATAGTGAGTGGTGGAATCAAGGAAGTAGAACCTCCGAAGAACCCGGAAGAGTTCAACCTGAAGCGGTACCAAGCGTTTCAAAATGTGTTTCATCAATCCTATCTAGTTTCAGGGCAATGGAAATTATTACAACATGAAGCGGGGAATTCATTTTACACAAATGTTTACCGTATGCGGAATTATTTTCTTCAAATCATCCAAAAACATGTCGGCGACCCGAATGATATGGCTGTCGCATCAGCCATCTTATTAGGCTATCGCGATGACATGAGCGGAGAGGTGATGAGCGCTTACGCCGGTTCCGGGGTACTACATGTGTTGTGTGTCAGTGGTTTGCATGTGGGAATAGTTTTTGTGATGTTGAATTGGCTGCTGAGCGAAATGGATGGTTTTGGGGGGAAATGGAGAACAGGGAAAGCAATAGCTATTATTCTCTTTATATGGTTCTATGCATTCCTTACGGGGCTAAGTCCCTCAGTGTTGCGCGCTGCCACCATGTTTTCTATTCTTCAAATAGGTAAAACCTTTGTTCGGCATACCAATACATATAACACCATAGCTGCCAGCGCTGTCATACTAATGCTTTTTAATCCCTACATCATCACTGAGATTGGTTTTCAGTTGAGTTATCTTGCCGTGATTGGTATTGTGTACCTATATCCTAAAATCTCGGCACTCCTTCTCATCGGTTCTTCGCATCAACCGAAATATGTTTTGCGGAAAAATCTTTTCCAAAAAGCAAATGCCTTTATCCGATACGATTTGAAATGGGCGAGTTTGAATCTCCTAGATGCCACTTGGAAAATTGTCGCCGTATCATTAGCTGCGCAAATAGCAACGGCTCCTCTCAGCCTATATTATTTTCATCAGTTCCCAAATTTATTTTTAATAGCCAACCTAGTGGTGATACCGATGAGTAGTTTTATTATTTACGCTGGTACCGGATTGTTAGCATTCTCTAAAGTAGCCTTACTATCAGATCTCGCCACCGGCATTTTCAATTTCCTTTTGCACGAGCTCAATCGGTTCATCTTTGCTTTTCAGCAAATCCCTTATGCCGTGACAAAAGGCATTAGCATCAGCTCCATACAAATGTTGCTGATGTATCTGTTTTTTGTTTTTATTCTCTGTTTTGAAGTGGCGCGCAAGCCAAAACTTATACTTGCATCGCTGATAATGTTGTGGATGATATGTGCAATTCAAGCTAACCACGATATAGAAAGAGGTCTGACAAAAGAGGTGGTTGTGTATTCAGTTCCAAAAGAGAAGGCAATGTCGTTTATCTCAGAGAAGAGAATAATTAATGATATTCATGAGAAATTATTACTGAACAAAAGCTCCCTGTCCTTTCATATTCTGCCGCATTGGTGGTGGACGGGCGCCGAGAGGGTAGTCATCGAAAAAAATAATAGAATTCGTTTGGACTTCGGGACATTACATTTGTTTGAAGGGAAAAAGGTACTCATCGTAGATTCGGAAATCAAACATTTGAATGAACCTTTGCAAAGCCGTTTAACAGTAGATATGCTAGTTCTGACTGGGGATCAGAAAATATACTTGGATGATTTAAAGAAGGTGGTAAATTTTAAAGAAGTAATTTTCGACGGCACTAATAAATGGTGGCGAATCAACTATTGGAAGAAAGACTGTGAGCGACTAAAAATCAAGTATTGGAATGTAGCAGAGCAGGGAGCTTATATCTATAAAATAGTCCAATAA
- a CDS encoding SRPBCC domain-containing protein: protein MKQLITQIEINASAEEIWNILTDFDKYPEWNPMIRELSGNVIPGETIEVILQQPGGSTMKFAPVVKTFVKNKQFSWKGKLFVSGLFDGEHQFILQRQSENKTIFIHREDFSGMLIPLFGQMIETKTRQGFELMNQKLKERAETR from the coding sequence ATGAAACAGCTTATCACACAAATCGAAATCAATGCATCCGCTGAAGAGATTTGGAATATCCTCACCGACTTCGATAAATATCCTGAATGGAATCCGATGATTCGAGAACTATCGGGGAATGTAATCCCCGGCGAAACGATAGAAGTGATTTTGCAGCAGCCCGGTGGAAGCACCATGAAGTTTGCCCCGGTAGTGAAGACATTTGTGAAGAACAAACAATTTTCCTGGAAAGGAAAGCTGTTTGTCAGTGGCTTGTTTGATGGAGAGCATCAATTCATACTACAACGGCAATCTGAAAACAAAACCATTTTTATTCATCGCGAGGACTTTTCCGGTATGTTGATTCCGCTGTTTGGCCAAATGATAGAGACCAAAACTCGGCAAGGCTTTGAATTGATGAATCAGAAATTGAAGGAGAGGGCCGAGACCCGGTAA
- a CDS encoding ABC transporter permease, translating to MKLAFQLAYRNLIGAGLRTWLTVSVLSFAFVVIIFYNGLLDGWNEQAKRDTIAWEYGKGQLLHPNYNPYDPFSLQDAHGVFPNAEKQNLVPVLIRSTSLYPQGRMIGAMLKGIDVNQHILKLPTQRLKESTAPVPAIIGKRMAASTKLKVGDEVLIRWRDKNGTFDASNITIVEIFDCNVPTVDMGQIWISIDKLWNMTGLQNHATIYINGTSASPTDMAGWKFKSQTDLLKDITDIIAMKRVSGSIMYLLFLAIALLAIFDTQVLSVFRRQREIGTYISLGMTRAQVVGIFTVEGSMNSLLATTLGCIYGIPLFIYISYTGIPMTKASQNIGLAVAERIFPVYGVGLILGTILLVVLSSTIVSFLPSRKIATMNPVDALKGKVQ from the coding sequence ATGAAATTAGCGTTTCAATTAGCTTATAGAAACCTGATAGGAGCCGGTCTGCGAACCTGGCTCACGGTGAGTGTTTTGTCCTTTGCCTTCGTGGTCATCATTTTTTACAACGGACTATTAGATGGTTGGAATGAACAGGCCAAGCGCGACACCATCGCCTGGGAATACGGAAAGGGACAATTGCTTCACCCTAACTACAATCCTTACGATCCATTTAGTTTGCAGGATGCTCATGGAGTTTTTCCCAATGCAGAAAAACAAAATTTGGTACCGGTGCTGATTCGTTCGACATCCTTATATCCACAGGGAAGAATGATTGGCGCTATGCTGAAAGGAATTGATGTCAATCAACATATTTTAAAACTGCCAACACAAAGGCTAAAGGAAAGCACAGCTCCCGTTCCAGCAATTATAGGCAAGCGAATGGCAGCCTCTACGAAGCTGAAAGTAGGTGATGAAGTATTGATACGCTGGCGCGATAAGAACGGGACATTCGATGCTTCTAATATTACCATCGTCGAAATATTCGATTGTAATGTTCCTACCGTTGATATGGGCCAAATCTGGATTTCCATAGATAAACTCTGGAACATGACCGGCTTGCAAAACCATGCAACGATTTACATTAATGGAACCAGCGCGTCTCCAACAGATATGGCCGGATGGAAATTCAAAAGTCAAACCGACCTACTAAAAGATATCACCGATATTATCGCCATGAAAAGAGTCAGTGGCTCTATCATGTATCTATTATTTTTAGCCATTGCACTCTTAGCCATTTTTGACACACAGGTATTATCAGTATTTAGAAGGCAAAGAGAAATCGGTACTTACATTTCTCTGGGCATGACCAGAGCACAAGTGGTGGGTATATTTACTGTAGAGGGAAGCATGAACAGTTTGCTCGCAACTACTTTAGGTTGCATTTACGGCATCCCACTCTTCATATATATATCATACACTGGCATTCCGATGACAAAGGCATCACAAAATATTGGCTTGGCCGTTGCAGAAAGAATTTTTCCTGTTTACGGTGTAGGGCTTATACTTGGTACCATTCTTCTAGTTGTTCTCTCTTCTACCATTGTCAGTTTTTTGCCTTCTAGAAAAATCGCAACGATGAATCCGGTAGATGCACTTAAAGGGAAAGTTCAATAA
- a CDS encoding ribonuclease H-like domain-containing protein, translated as MLSHINLRQLIFIDIETVPQFSSFSELSPTMKELWAIKHAHFKAENETPEDGYLKRAGVYAEFAKIVCISTGFFHVDKNEKTFRLKSFFGNDEKEMLQSFVDMLRSFGNPYKFHFCGHNIREFDLPFICRRLLIHQFDLPEMIDYSGKRPWETFDVDTLQLWKFGDYKHYTSLRLLAEILDIPTPKDDIDGKDVCRVYWQEQNLPRIMEYCQKDVVTVARLLQRFKGEKQILSDEDLVVVK; from the coding sequence ATGCTTTCACATATCAATCTACGACAGCTTATTTTTATTGACATTGAAACCGTGCCCCAATTTTCATCCTTTTCGGAATTGAGTCCAACCATGAAAGAGTTGTGGGCGATTAAACACGCGCACTTCAAAGCAGAGAACGAAACGCCGGAAGATGGATATCTGAAGCGGGCGGGTGTCTATGCTGAGTTTGCCAAAATCGTTTGTATTTCTACCGGATTCTTTCACGTAGATAAAAACGAAAAGACTTTTAGACTAAAATCCTTTTTTGGAAATGACGAAAAGGAAATGCTTCAATCCTTTGTTGATATGCTTCGCAGCTTCGGCAATCCTTATAAATTTCATTTCTGCGGACACAATATTCGGGAATTTGACCTCCCTTTTATTTGTCGCCGACTGCTAATTCACCAATTCGACCTTCCTGAAATGATTGACTATTCGGGCAAGCGTCCTTGGGAGACTTTTGATGTGGATACACTCCAGCTCTGGAAATTCGGTGACTATAAACATTACACTTCTCTTCGCTTGCTAGCAGAGATTTTAGATATTCCCACTCCTAAAGACGACATAGATGGCAAAGATGTTTGTCGGGTTTATTGGCAGGAACAAAATCTTCCGCGTATTATGGAGTATTGCCAGAAAGATGTAGTGACGGTTGCTCGATTATTGCAACGCTTTAAGGGCGAAAAACAAATATTAAGCGATGAAGACCTGGTTGTAGTGAAATAA
- a CDS encoding ABC transporter permease yields the protein MKLAFQLAYENLIGAGLRTLLTVGVLSFAFVIIILINGFVTGWKEQATRDLINWEIGSGHLENKNYDPYDPFTITDGHGVLDGNQYQDLSPILIRQAAIFPSGRMVSVLLKGISTSQTVLKLPTKLLLESSAEIPAIIGKRMAESAHLKVGDEVLMRWRDKNGIFDAAPVTIVGIFSCNVPSVDQGQIWISIQKLWQMTGLKNNATFFIAGENFKEKALPNWNFKSQYLLLADMRKILNSERIGDAFIYILLLAIALLAIFDTQVLSVFRRQREIGTFISLGMTRAQVVTLFTIEGSMNSILAVLVGTAYSTPFFIYLTYTGISIPVSSDEMGVTLPSTIYPAFSADLILGTIALVVISSTIVSLLPSRKIATMNRVDALKGKIQ from the coding sequence GTGAAACTAGCATTTCAATTAGCATATGAGAATCTGATAGGAGCCGGACTTCGCACTTTGCTTACGGTGGGTGTACTCTCATTTGCTTTTGTAATTATCATACTTATCAACGGGTTTGTGACCGGATGGAAAGAACAAGCCACCCGCGATTTAATAAACTGGGAAATTGGTTCAGGTCACTTGGAAAATAAAAACTATGACCCTTATGATCCATTTACCATTACCGATGGGCACGGTGTTTTAGACGGCAATCAATACCAGGATCTGTCGCCGATATTAATAAGGCAGGCAGCTATCTTTCCAAGCGGGAGAATGGTTTCTGTCTTGTTAAAAGGAATCAGCACCAGTCAGACTGTTCTTAAATTGCCAACTAAACTATTATTGGAAAGTTCTGCTGAAATTCCAGCAATTATCGGTAAGCGGATGGCGGAGTCGGCACATCTAAAGGTGGGCGATGAAGTACTGATGCGGTGGCGGGATAAAAATGGAATTTTTGATGCCGCCCCTGTCACGATTGTTGGAATATTTAGTTGTAATGTCCCCTCAGTTGATCAGGGACAGATTTGGATTTCAATTCAAAAACTCTGGCAGATGACCGGCTTAAAAAACAATGCTACCTTTTTTATTGCCGGAGAAAATTTTAAAGAGAAGGCGCTTCCGAATTGGAATTTCAAAAGCCAGTACCTGCTGTTGGCAGACATGAGGAAAATATTAAACTCTGAACGGATCGGCGATGCCTTTATTTATATTCTGCTGTTGGCTATCGCCTTGCTTGCAATTTTCGATACACAGGTGTTGTCCGTTTTTAGAAGACAGCGTGAAATAGGCACCTTCATATCCTTAGGAATGACGCGAGCACAAGTGGTAACACTATTTACCATAGAAGGAAGTATGAACAGTATTCTGGCGGTATTAGTCGGAACGGCATATAGTACTCCATTCTTTATTTATTTGACGTATACAGGTATATCCATACCTGTATCATCGGATGAAATGGGAGTTACTCTACCCAGTACCATATATCCAGCCTTCAGCGCAGATCTGATTTTAGGTACGATTGCACTCGTGGTCATTTCATCTACCATTGTCAGCCTTTTGCCTTCTAGAAAAATTGCAACGATGAATCGGGTAGACGCTTTAAAAGGGAAAATACAATGA
- a CDS encoding ABC transporter ATP-binding protein, translating into MNNESIISLEHVTKRYPVGEGEFTALSDINLQFAKGEFSGLVGPSGSGKTTLLNIIGSLDSPTEGKATVMGKNISNLSHKESAQLRNLHIGFIFQVYNLLPVYTVFENVEFSLILQNKGSAERKKAVMEALEWVGLQNMADKKPSKLSGGEGQRVAIARAMVKRPDLVLADEPTANLDAKNAHAIIQTMKELNKELKTTFLFSTHDEKVMGYLSRMVHLEDGKVKEDELVKK; encoded by the coding sequence ATGAATAACGAAAGCATTATCAGTTTGGAACATGTAACGAAACGCTATCCGGTTGGCGAAGGAGAGTTCACTGCACTAAGCGATATCAATCTGCAATTTGCTAAAGGAGAGTTTTCGGGATTAGTGGGGCCTAGTGGCTCAGGAAAAACAACCTTGCTGAACATCATCGGTTCTTTAGATAGCCCTACGGAAGGTAAGGCGACGGTGATGGGGAAAAACATTTCTAACCTATCGCACAAAGAATCTGCCCAGCTGAGAAATCTTCACATCGGCTTTATCTTTCAGGTATATAATCTCTTGCCGGTTTATACAGTTTTTGAAAACGTAGAGTTCTCTTTGATTCTTCAAAACAAAGGCAGTGCTGAGCGGAAGAAAGCAGTGATGGAAGCGTTGGAATGGGTTGGGCTTCAGAACATGGCAGACAAAAAGCCCAGTAAGCTATCCGGTGGTGAAGGGCAGCGCGTCGCCATCGCACGCGCCATGGTGAAACGCCCCGACTTGGTTTTAGCAGACGAACCCACCGCTAACTTGGATGCAAAAAATGCGCATGCCATTATTCAAACAATGAAAGAGTTGAATAAAGAATTGAAGACCACTTTTCTTTTCTCTACACATGATGAAAAGGTGATGGGCTATTTAAGCCGCATGGTTCATTTAGAAGATGGCAAGGTAAAAGAAGATGAGCTCGTAAAGAAGTAA